A window of the Gossypium hirsutum isolate 1008001.06 chromosome A05, Gossypium_hirsutum_v2.1, whole genome shotgun sequence genome harbors these coding sequences:
- the LOC107905444 gene encoding uncharacterized protein isoform X3 → MNCPPHVHTYGSALFRKAGNFISTSLNQCHVPLWKRNFEHASVKTVDLEFLLTRFRTQCYSSRKSSSSTKKTSRTKKFDPEQPKVMENEKDAFFVVRKGDVVGVFKSFADCQTQVGSSICDPPVSVYKGYSLTKETEIYLSSYGLKNARYTIRAADVKEDIFGALMPCPFQEPSSSKGETSHNDATKKRPQDMLQLEYGVGLGSLGSIAVADLARKHVKLDPHAGAQITSSGHQSCTLEFDGASKGNPGPAGAAAVLKTNAGNVICKLREGLGIATNNAAEYRALILGLKHALRKGYTNIHVRGDSKLVCMQLQGLWKVKHEHMSELCEQAMKLKDKFLSFQINHVLRELNGEADAEANLAVKLAEGQIQELA, encoded by the exons ATGAACTGCCCGCCACACGTGCATACTTATGGTTCAGCTTTATTTAGAAAGGCTGGTAATTTCATTTCAACTTCTTTGAACCAATGCCATGTTCCCTTATGGAAAAGAAATTTTGAGCACGCGAGTGTTAAGACTGTGGATTTAGAGTTCTTGTTGACAAGATTTCGCACTCAGTGTTACTCTTCCCGGAAAAGTAGTAGTAGTACAAAAAAAACATCCAGGACTAAAAAATTTGATCCAGAACAACCAAAGGTGATGGAAAACGAGAAAGATGCATTCTTTGTAGTGAGAAAGGGAGATGTTGTTGGTGTTTTCAAGAGCTTTGCTGATTGTCAGACCCAAGTTGGATCCTCA ATATGTGATCCTCCGGTCAGTGTTTACAAAGGCTACTCTTTAACAAAGGAAACTGAAATATATCTTTCTTCCTATGGGCTTAAGAATGCTCGCTACACTATTAGAGCTGCAGATGTGAAAGAGGATATTTTTGGAGCGCTCATGCCCTGCCCTTTTCAG GAGCCATCTTCTTCTAAAGGTGAAACATCTCATAATGATGCAACCAAAAAGAGACCACAGGATATGCTTCAGTTAGAGTATGGGGTAG GACTGGGATCACTTGGTTCAATAGCCGTAGCTGATCTTGCGAGAAAGCATGTCAAGTTGGATCCGCATGCTGGGGCTCAAATAACATCCTCTGGTCAT CAATCTTGTACTCTTGAGTTTGATGGTGCATCAAAAGGAAATCCTGGACCTGCTGGTGCAGCAGCTGTATTGAAAACTAATGCTGGAAACGTG ATCTGCAAATTGCGCGAGGGTTTGGGCATAGCAACCAATAATGCTGCTGAATATCGCGCCCTAATTTTAGGGTTGAAACATGCTCTTAGAAAAGGTTATACAAACATTCATGTCCGAGGTGACTCGAAACTCGTTTGTATGCAG CTGCAGGGTTTATGGAAAGTCAAACATGAGCACATGTCTGAGCTGTGTGAGCAAGCAATGAAACTGAAGGATAAGTTTCTTTCATTTCAGATCAATCACGTTTTAAGG GAATTGAATGGCGAGGCTGATGCTGAGGCCAATTTGGCTGTCAAACTTGCTG AAGGTCAAATCCAGGAGTTGGCCTAA
- the LOC107905444 gene encoding uncharacterized protein isoform X4, translating to MNCPPHVHTYGSALFRKAGNFISTSLNQCHVPLWKRNFEHASVKTVDLEFLLTRFRTQCYSSRKSSSSTKKTSRTKKFDPEQPKVMENEKDAFFVVRKGDVVGVFKSFADCQTQVGSSICDPPVSVYKGYSLTKETEIYLSSYGLKNARYTIRAADVKEDIFGALMPCPFQEPSSSKGETSHNDATKKRPQDMLQLEYGVGLGSLGSIAVADLARKHVKLDPHAGAQITSSGHQSCTLEFDGASKGNPGPAGAAAVLKTNAGNVICKLREGLGIATNNAAEYRALILGLKHALRKGYTNIHVRGDSKLVCMQLQGLWKVKHEHMSELCEQAMKLKDKFLSFQINHVLRELNGEADAEANLAVKLAGAKFCI from the exons ATGAACTGCCCGCCACACGTGCATACTTATGGTTCAGCTTTATTTAGAAAGGCTGGTAATTTCATTTCAACTTCTTTGAACCAATGCCATGTTCCCTTATGGAAAAGAAATTTTGAGCACGCGAGTGTTAAGACTGTGGATTTAGAGTTCTTGTTGACAAGATTTCGCACTCAGTGTTACTCTTCCCGGAAAAGTAGTAGTAGTACAAAAAAAACATCCAGGACTAAAAAATTTGATCCAGAACAACCAAAGGTGATGGAAAACGAGAAAGATGCATTCTTTGTAGTGAGAAAGGGAGATGTTGTTGGTGTTTTCAAGAGCTTTGCTGATTGTCAGACCCAAGTTGGATCCTCA ATATGTGATCCTCCGGTCAGTGTTTACAAAGGCTACTCTTTAACAAAGGAAACTGAAATATATCTTTCTTCCTATGGGCTTAAGAATGCTCGCTACACTATTAGAGCTGCAGATGTGAAAGAGGATATTTTTGGAGCGCTCATGCCCTGCCCTTTTCAG GAGCCATCTTCTTCTAAAGGTGAAACATCTCATAATGATGCAACCAAAAAGAGACCACAGGATATGCTTCAGTTAGAGTATGGGGTAG GACTGGGATCACTTGGTTCAATAGCCGTAGCTGATCTTGCGAGAAAGCATGTCAAGTTGGATCCGCATGCTGGGGCTCAAATAACATCCTCTGGTCAT CAATCTTGTACTCTTGAGTTTGATGGTGCATCAAAAGGAAATCCTGGACCTGCTGGTGCAGCAGCTGTATTGAAAACTAATGCTGGAAACGTG ATCTGCAAATTGCGCGAGGGTTTGGGCATAGCAACCAATAATGCTGCTGAATATCGCGCCCTAATTTTAGGGTTGAAACATGCTCTTAGAAAAGGTTATACAAACATTCATGTCCGAGGTGACTCGAAACTCGTTTGTATGCAG CTGCAGGGTTTATGGAAAGTCAAACATGAGCACATGTCTGAGCTGTGTGAGCAAGCAATGAAACTGAAGGATAAGTTTCTTTCATTTCAGATCAATCACGTTTTAAGG GAATTGAATGGCGAGGCTGATGCTGAGGCCAATTTGGCTGTCAAACTTGCTG GTgcaaaattttgcatttaa
- the LOC107905444 gene encoding uncharacterized protein isoform X2, translated as MNCPPHVHTYGSALFRKAGNFISTSLNQCHVPLWKRNFEHASVKTVDLEFLLTRFRTQCYSSRKSSSSTKKTSRTKKFDPEQPKVMENEKDAFFVVRKGDVVGVFKSFADCQTQVGSSICDPPVSVYKGYSLTKETEIYLSSYGLKNARYTIRAADVKEDIFGALMPCPFQEPSSSKGETSHNDATKKRPQDMLQLEYGVGLGSLGSIAVADLARKHVKLDPHAGAQITSSGHAFVPVLVSLWQQSCTLEFDGASKGNPGPAGAAAVLKTNAGNVICKLREGLGIATNNAAEYRALILGLKHALRKGYTNIHVRGDSKLVCMQLQGLWKVKHEHMSELCEQAMKLKDKFLSFQINHVLRELNGEADAEANLAVKLAGAKFCI; from the exons ATGAACTGCCCGCCACACGTGCATACTTATGGTTCAGCTTTATTTAGAAAGGCTGGTAATTTCATTTCAACTTCTTTGAACCAATGCCATGTTCCCTTATGGAAAAGAAATTTTGAGCACGCGAGTGTTAAGACTGTGGATTTAGAGTTCTTGTTGACAAGATTTCGCACTCAGTGTTACTCTTCCCGGAAAAGTAGTAGTAGTACAAAAAAAACATCCAGGACTAAAAAATTTGATCCAGAACAACCAAAGGTGATGGAAAACGAGAAAGATGCATTCTTTGTAGTGAGAAAGGGAGATGTTGTTGGTGTTTTCAAGAGCTTTGCTGATTGTCAGACCCAAGTTGGATCCTCA ATATGTGATCCTCCGGTCAGTGTTTACAAAGGCTACTCTTTAACAAAGGAAACTGAAATATATCTTTCTTCCTATGGGCTTAAGAATGCTCGCTACACTATTAGAGCTGCAGATGTGAAAGAGGATATTTTTGGAGCGCTCATGCCCTGCCCTTTTCAG GAGCCATCTTCTTCTAAAGGTGAAACATCTCATAATGATGCAACCAAAAAGAGACCACAGGATATGCTTCAGTTAGAGTATGGGGTAG GACTGGGATCACTTGGTTCAATAGCCGTAGCTGATCTTGCGAGAAAGCATGTCAAGTTGGATCCGCATGCTGGGGCTCAAATAACATCCTCTGGTCAT GCTTTTGTGCCCGTACTTGTGTCTTTATGGCAGCAATCTTGTACTCTTGAGTTTGATGGTGCATCAAAAGGAAATCCTGGACCTGCTGGTGCAGCAGCTGTATTGAAAACTAATGCTGGAAACGTG ATCTGCAAATTGCGCGAGGGTTTGGGCATAGCAACCAATAATGCTGCTGAATATCGCGCCCTAATTTTAGGGTTGAAACATGCTCTTAGAAAAGGTTATACAAACATTCATGTCCGAGGTGACTCGAAACTCGTTTGTATGCAG CTGCAGGGTTTATGGAAAGTCAAACATGAGCACATGTCTGAGCTGTGTGAGCAAGCAATGAAACTGAAGGATAAGTTTCTTTCATTTCAGATCAATCACGTTTTAAGG GAATTGAATGGCGAGGCTGATGCTGAGGCCAATTTGGCTGTCAAACTTGCTG GTgcaaaattttgcatttaa
- the LOC107905444 gene encoding uncharacterized protein isoform X1, with amino-acid sequence MNCPPHVHTYGSALFRKAGNFISTSLNQCHVPLWKRNFEHASVKTVDLEFLLTRFRTQCYSSRKSSSSTKKTSRTKKFDPEQPKVMENEKDAFFVVRKGDVVGVFKSFADCQTQVGSSICDPPVSVYKGYSLTKETEIYLSSYGLKNARYTIRAADVKEDIFGALMPCPFQEPSSSKGETSHNDATKKRPQDMLQLEYGVGLGSLGSIAVADLARKHVKLDPHAGAQITSSGHAFVPVLVSLWQQSCTLEFDGASKGNPGPAGAAAVLKTNAGNVICKLREGLGIATNNAAEYRALILGLKHALRKGYTNIHVRGDSKLVCMQLQGLWKVKHEHMSELCEQAMKLKDKFLSFQINHVLRELNGEADAEANLAVKLAEGQIQELA; translated from the exons ATGAACTGCCCGCCACACGTGCATACTTATGGTTCAGCTTTATTTAGAAAGGCTGGTAATTTCATTTCAACTTCTTTGAACCAATGCCATGTTCCCTTATGGAAAAGAAATTTTGAGCACGCGAGTGTTAAGACTGTGGATTTAGAGTTCTTGTTGACAAGATTTCGCACTCAGTGTTACTCTTCCCGGAAAAGTAGTAGTAGTACAAAAAAAACATCCAGGACTAAAAAATTTGATCCAGAACAACCAAAGGTGATGGAAAACGAGAAAGATGCATTCTTTGTAGTGAGAAAGGGAGATGTTGTTGGTGTTTTCAAGAGCTTTGCTGATTGTCAGACCCAAGTTGGATCCTCA ATATGTGATCCTCCGGTCAGTGTTTACAAAGGCTACTCTTTAACAAAGGAAACTGAAATATATCTTTCTTCCTATGGGCTTAAGAATGCTCGCTACACTATTAGAGCTGCAGATGTGAAAGAGGATATTTTTGGAGCGCTCATGCCCTGCCCTTTTCAG GAGCCATCTTCTTCTAAAGGTGAAACATCTCATAATGATGCAACCAAAAAGAGACCACAGGATATGCTTCAGTTAGAGTATGGGGTAG GACTGGGATCACTTGGTTCAATAGCCGTAGCTGATCTTGCGAGAAAGCATGTCAAGTTGGATCCGCATGCTGGGGCTCAAATAACATCCTCTGGTCAT GCTTTTGTGCCCGTACTTGTGTCTTTATGGCAGCAATCTTGTACTCTTGAGTTTGATGGTGCATCAAAAGGAAATCCTGGACCTGCTGGTGCAGCAGCTGTATTGAAAACTAATGCTGGAAACGTG ATCTGCAAATTGCGCGAGGGTTTGGGCATAGCAACCAATAATGCTGCTGAATATCGCGCCCTAATTTTAGGGTTGAAACATGCTCTTAGAAAAGGTTATACAAACATTCATGTCCGAGGTGACTCGAAACTCGTTTGTATGCAG CTGCAGGGTTTATGGAAAGTCAAACATGAGCACATGTCTGAGCTGTGTGAGCAAGCAATGAAACTGAAGGATAAGTTTCTTTCATTTCAGATCAATCACGTTTTAAGG GAATTGAATGGCGAGGCTGATGCTGAGGCCAATTTGGCTGTCAAACTTGCTG AAGGTCAAATCCAGGAGTTGGCCTAA